The Archocentrus centrarchus isolate MPI-CPG fArcCen1 chromosome 13, fArcCen1, whole genome shotgun sequence genomic interval AATGttctccttttatttttctctcattaATTTGGGCTTCTGAACTGAAACCTATTTATAAATTTCCGGTTCCCAAATGGCATGTTAGTCCATCCCAGCATGCATCTGTCTGAGTGTCTGTAAATGTTcttgctcctcctcttcctctcttccatGTTAAAGGTCAGCCCCAGTAACAGCCTCCCTCCTACATCCTCCGTGTTGATGTGCAGCACCTTTCCATCCTTCTTCACAAGCAGtgacttcttcctttgttccgTTCATCCGCTGCATCCCTCGTTACCTTCCACCTCTCTGCCTACTTTGTCCTTTTTCCTCATCATCATacctgcatccatccatccatcccttcatACACCCGTCCTCCCCCCCCAAAATCCTCCCAGGGGAGCTCATGTCCCAGTCTGTCTAGACAGCCTCTGGTGCTGGAGGTCAAAGGTGAGTCATGTTAAGTGCCAGCTGTTTGTGGTTCTTTATCATTTTTCTaatccttttattttgttaacatATTGAGGAAGGGTGCTTTTGTAAATGTGGCAAGGTCAGAAAGAGTTGTAAATGTTGTACTGTGAAATACaactttcttttgtttcttgtccTTTGGCGCCCTCCAGAGGTGGGGAACGGAGTTGGCAGTGCTGAGGAGCTCTATGGAGACAACAGTTACAATTACTACGCCAATCAGGGCATCGGCCAGTGATCTCAGCCCCGCAAGATGAAAACAACACTACTCAGCGATCCCGTCATTCCTGCGACACTGTAAAGTGTCTCTCCACCTCTGCTGCCCCGATTAACTAACAGACTGCAGTATCTTTGTGTATACTCTGTAAATAGTAGTTTTTCCCCTCCCTCTCACGCATACTGTATGTATATCAAAGGGCACTTTGCATTGATTGAATTTTGTGTGGCCTCCTCATCCCCCTCTGTCCCTCTGAGCTCCCATTGGCCTGCTTCTTTATAAAGAGGagtttctgctttggagaattAGCTTAAAGTAAACAAAGCAGTTCGTTCTTTTAAGCAGATAGTCTTCTCTCGGCAGATGAATTTCTTTTTACCGTAGCTTTATCGCAGCATGAGGCAAACAGCTTACAGCTCATTGTATCCTGGCAGCACTCCACTGTGCTGTAGTTTGTAATAGACTTACTAAcagtaatatttatatttaaagaggaaaaaaacacaaagaaactgtTTACAGAAGTCCTGCCTTCTCCTCCAGGTGAAATATTCACATGTGTGTGTAAGACAATTATTTTGATAGAGGCTGAGAGCCCTCCTGTACTACCAGTGCATGGAACTCTATCCCTCCTACTGACTCGTGTGAGCTGTGCTCCCAGTACAACTGGTTTGAATGGTCCGGGGTGGGGGTGCTCATCTTTTTATGGTTATTGGTGAATGTACATTTTTAACATGTGTATTGTGTGTATTCTGACTGGATATATAATTGTGTGCAGTGCTGAGTgttgtatgtactgtatgtaaaaaGTGACTCAAATGTGTGAGATGCTCCAGCCCACTATGACATCTGAACTAACGTGACAGTTAAGCAATAGTCTGGTTAAATTAGTTTTCACTTCCTGTGCAGCCTTTGAGCTGCAGCCAAGTCTGTGGTTTTTCAGCGATGAACAAAATGCATCTAAATGCTGGTTGCTGGTGTGAAACTGACCGCTGTAAAGTAAATGAAGTGGGCgctaaatgtgaaaataaaccTGTAAGCTAATGAAAGGGATACGACAGGTATCAGAACCGGTCAAGAAATGGattcttttgtgttttcttatgtTGGATATTACTGTGCCTCAGAAGCAAATGTTAAAAACTCTAAATTAAAGTCTTAATGAATGAAATACATCTTCTGGTCTCCTGTACAGCTGCTGAAATCATCAATGTTTGCCTGCACAGAACTTTACAGAGTGTCAGTTTAGTAATTCTCAGGAGGGTGCGGTGTCCTCAGAGATCTTTAAAAGGATTACTTTAGTTATCTGGTAAATGTCATTTGGCACAACTGGAACAGCGAGCAATTTGGAGTCATggctttttttgttgctgtaacCCATCTAGGTCACCTAGTTAAATGGGAGGTATGAGTTCACTCATCTTGTTGCTGAACTTCTCTGCCTTCAGTTAGAGGCCTCAGATAAAATAATCATTACCCCGCCCTCCtgacttttcaaaataaaaggacagtgaacaattttttttttttttttttttttttttttaatagactgAAAAGCAGATCACAACAGTTGACACTATCACGTGAAAACACTCTTACACTGAGTGAAAGTCGCGATACAAAAATAGATTCTAACactgtaggatttttttttttttttttcccttactgGGAATTGACATGATTTAGTGTCTTTACTGGAGGGtgtgaaatacaaaaacaggtccacctttttttatgaattacatcagggaaaaaaatatataagacTGAAATTTCAAAGGAATGTGGgctgaaaaactgaaactttCCAGACTCGCAGACACAGTTCTGCTTGTTTGCCAGAATGAACTTCCATACTTGATGTgcaccccaaaaaaacaaaaaacaaaaacattttattttttttgcactcaTATTCTCAAACAGGGCCGTTAAACATCCGGATGTGACAGGAACACATGCCCCAGTATCAAACACACAAGGCACCGATAAGCAACGCTTTGGTCCTCCTTGCCTTTCTCtaaactacagcagcagaagcagtcTGTCCTCCCAAATCTGACGTGCACAAAAATTTTTAAGCACCTCCTATTGCACAGAAAATGCAACACCGAGCACATCTCCTTGGGCCCTTTTAAAGGCAAATAACCTTTATCTAATTTACTCACGAAGCTAATGatttacagtactgtaaaaaaacaaaaatgaaggttCTCTACAGCTTGTACCTTCATCTGTTGGCTGTGAACTCTGCAAGTCACTGAAACACTTCATTTATAAATTTAAGAACCTTGCGGTCATTTAAACTGTGCATATCTACACATTTAAACCGAGGTCTCGCTCAGGCCCTGCGACTTCTACAAAATAATGAGCAGGACCAAAGATTTACAAAGAGCGGGACGAAGGCCTCTGATGGAACAGTTCAAACAATATAGCAGCTCTTCTGAAAGGCACGAGCACACAGCACATCAGCCTTTAATGGACAAATCGAAAAAAATGTAGGTCAAAggcacacattcacattcatacatacacagacacacacagccatacaattaacagaaataaataaataaatagctggACATGTACTGGCTAGTCATGATGTTTTCTAAAGAAGTCGTTGTTCCCTGAATTGAACACCTTTTATGTATCCATGCCACTAAGCATTAAATGCTGAAGCTGAACGGGCAGCAGACACGTGACAGAGAGGCTTCTCAGCCACACCGTGACCTTGTCTCACTATCAGCTGTAAGCCGCTGTCTCTCAAAATGTGAAACCAGACAGTTCACTTCTGCTGTTACGAGTTACTGTAGAAAAATGTTGTTTCAGTACGCAGTCAGCATTCTGAGATCTTAGGGCCACTCATACGATgagcagacagacagctgtAAGCTTTTAGGTGATGGGgctccatgtttgttttttcttgcccATCAGCAGATGTTAATGAAGCACATTTAAGAagcatgaaataataataaaaaaaaaaaatgtgaattgaGATTAACTGAAGTTCGTCTTGCGCAGGTGTCTGTTGGGTATTTCTAAGGCACTCACTTGTAACGGCCAGGAGCCGCCCATGATGCCCGCCTGAATGGCCACACCGGTCACCACGGCCAGATCAGGGTCTACTGATGTGTTGGGGTCCTTCCCAAAGTACTCTCTAATCAGCCTCCTGATCCGTGGGATCCTGGTGGACCCTCCCACCAGAACAATCTCATCCACCTCCTCTTTCTCCAGGTGACCCTCGGCTAACACGGTCTCTACAGGCGCCAGGATCTTCTGGAAGAGGTCTTCATTGAGCTCTTCAAACAGCTTTCGAGTGATTACGGCCTGGAAGAGAACCGGAGGAGGAGTGGAGCCCTCGGAGCTGTCGAGGGTGTGAAGGTGCAGGGGCACCCTGATGGTTACGCTGGGCTGGAGAGTGAGGTTGAGCTTGGCAGCTTCCACGGCCTGCCGGAGATGGTGGATGTCCTCCTTGAGAGTGGGGGGAACTCCAAACTCCTGCCGGACTCGCTCTGTCGTGTACTGGAGCAACCTCTGGCTGAAGTCCTGACCTCCCAGCTTATTATttcctggggaaaaaaaaaggccctcTTAACATCAGTATAGCGTGAAGACAACTGCTGAACTGAATCATGGGaaagtaaagaataaataaataaaaaaaaacaaatagataaataaataatatatatatatatatatgttttttgttttttttaaaacagtggGCTACCTCCCATCTCTTATTAATAAACCCGTGAAGCACATTACCTGCCATGGCCCTGGTGAGGAACATGCCTCCCTGTTTGTTGAGCAAAGACACATCCAAAGTCCCTCCCCCTAAGTCCACCACCAGCACATTAAACACATCCACCTTGTGCAGGCCATAGGCCATGGCTGCAGCTGTGGGCTCATTGATCACACGCAAGACCTCCAAGCCTGGAAGACAGAGACAGGAGAGTTAGCGTGAACACTGTACCACTTATAAAACTAATGTAGGGTATGAGGGTTTTTAATGATGGCTGATAAGAAGAGCTGTGATGGATTCAAAGACTGTGCACAGCTCACATTGTAAACTCAGGCACCTAATGTGCAGGTCTGAGACTCGTTAGTAAACTGACCAGCAAGGTTAGCGGCTCTCACTGTGTAGTTCCTCTGCCTCTCATCAAACTCTGCAGGCACCGAGATGACGGCCTTATTGACCAGTACGCCCAGCTGTCGCTCAGCCATCTTCCTCATTTTCAGCAGCAGCCTGGAGCCGATGAACTCTGGGCT includes:
- the hspa13 gene encoding heat shock 70 kDa protein 13 gives rise to the protein MAGEVSMIGSVILALLLAGYLGQQYLPPPSPKVIGLDLGTTFCSVGVFHPGSGEVEVIADEEGRKSIPSAVSFTNTAVLAGHEAVDLADTNPQNTIYDAKRFIGKIFEPEVLETESARYPFKVINNNGSAEFVISTNHTFTVSPEFIGSRLLLKMRKMAERQLGVLVNKAVISVPAEFDERQRNYTVRAANLAGLEVLRVINEPTAAAMAYGLHKVDVFNVLVVDLGGGTLDVSLLNKQGGMFLTRAMAGNNKLGGQDFSQRLLQYTTERVRQEFGVPPTLKEDIHHLRQAVEAAKLNLTLQPSVTIRVPLHLHTLDSSEGSTPPPVLFQAVITRKLFEELNEDLFQKILAPVETVLAEGHLEKEEVDEIVLVGGSTRIPRIRRLIREYFGKDPNTSVDPDLAVVTGVAIQAGIMGGSWPLQVSALEIPNRHLRKTNFS